The following coding sequences are from one Candidatus Eremiobacteraceae bacterium window:
- the gyrB gene encoding DNA topoisomerase (ATP-hydrolyzing) subunit B, giving the protein MASKDGNASGDEYGAEQIKVLKGLEGVRKRPAMYIGDTGVRGLHQLAFEAVDNAVDEALAGYCRQIDVIIHKDGSVSVEDDGRGIPVDVIASEGKPALEVVMTVLHAGGKFEGLGYKVSGGLHGVGISVTNALSEWMTTRVKRDGNIYEQKFARGVAANKMKIVGTADGTGTLQLFKPDPDIFSTLDFSFDILQQRLRELAFLNRGLRINLTDERTDKKQNFCYEGGIKSFVEQLNKNKEPLHDVRYMTGERQQIQVEVAFQYNDGYIENVLAYANNIHTVDGGTHLAGFRSALTRVLNNYAKKSGLLKEAEGNLAGEDLREGLTAVISVKIPNPEFEGQTKAKLGSAEAQGAVNEVVGESLGYYLEENPAPARRIIEKCVNAARAREAARKARDLARRKNALDSGSLPGKLADCSERDPAKSEIFLVEGESAGGSAKLGRDRHFQAILPLKGKILNVEKARLDKIVSHEEIRTLITALGTGFHEDFDASKLRYHRIYIMTDADVDGAHIRTLLLTFFFRYMPKLIELGHLFIAQPPLYQVRKGKKFWYCYRDEERDAVLAQAGDGCSIQQYKGLGEMDPEQLWETTMDPEQRMVRKVLLDDAVAADEMFTILMGEKVEPRKQFIADNAKDAVNLDV; this is encoded by the coding sequence TTGGCGAGCAAGGATGGCAACGCGAGCGGCGACGAGTACGGCGCCGAACAGATCAAAGTGCTCAAGGGCCTCGAAGGCGTGCGCAAGCGCCCGGCCATGTACATCGGCGACACCGGCGTCCGCGGGTTGCACCAACTTGCCTTTGAAGCGGTCGACAACGCGGTGGACGAAGCGCTGGCGGGCTATTGCCGTCAGATCGACGTCATCATCCATAAAGACGGATCTGTTTCGGTGGAGGACGACGGGCGGGGCATTCCAGTCGACGTGATCGCGAGCGAGGGCAAGCCCGCGCTCGAAGTGGTGATGACGGTGCTGCACGCCGGCGGAAAATTTGAGGGATTGGGCTACAAAGTCTCCGGCGGTCTGCACGGCGTGGGCATCTCGGTCACGAACGCCCTCTCGGAGTGGATGACCACGCGCGTCAAGCGCGACGGAAACATCTACGAGCAGAAATTCGCGCGCGGTGTGGCTGCCAACAAGATGAAGATCGTCGGCACCGCCGACGGCACGGGCACGCTGCAATTGTTCAAGCCGGACCCCGACATCTTTTCGACCCTCGATTTTTCGTTCGACATCCTCCAGCAGCGGCTGCGCGAGCTCGCGTTCCTCAACCGCGGTCTGCGCATCAATCTCACCGACGAGCGCACGGACAAGAAGCAGAACTTCTGTTACGAAGGCGGCATCAAGAGCTTCGTCGAGCAGTTGAACAAGAACAAAGAGCCGCTGCATGACGTGCGCTACATGACGGGCGAACGGCAGCAGATCCAAGTCGAAGTGGCCTTTCAGTACAATGACGGCTACATCGAAAACGTGCTCGCGTACGCCAACAACATCCACACCGTCGACGGCGGCACGCACCTGGCGGGCTTCCGGTCCGCTCTGACGCGCGTGCTCAACAACTACGCGAAGAAGTCCGGGCTGCTCAAGGAAGCCGAAGGCAATCTCGCCGGTGAAGATCTGCGCGAAGGTCTCACCGCGGTGATTTCGGTGAAGATTCCGAATCCGGAATTCGAAGGCCAGACCAAGGCGAAGCTCGGCAGCGCCGAAGCGCAAGGCGCGGTGAACGAGGTCGTCGGCGAGTCGCTTGGATACTACCTCGAGGAGAATCCGGCGCCGGCCCGGCGCATCATCGAGAAATGCGTCAACGCAGCGCGCGCGCGCGAGGCCGCGCGCAAAGCGCGCGATCTTGCACGCCGGAAAAACGCGCTCGACAGCGGCTCGCTTCCCGGCAAACTCGCCGATTGCTCCGAACGCGATCCCGCCAAGAGCGAGATCTTTCTGGTCGAGGGCGAATCCGCCGGCGGCAGCGCGAAGCTCGGCCGCGACCGTCACTTCCAAGCCATCCTGCCGCTCAAAGGGAAGATCCTCAACGTCGAAAAGGCGCGTTTGGATAAGATCGTGAGCCACGAAGAGATCCGCACGCTCATCACCGCGCTCGGCACCGGCTTCCACGAAGATTTTGACGCATCGAAGCTTCGCTATCATCGTATCTATATCATGACCGATGCCGACGTCGACGGCGCGCACATCCGCACGCTGCTGCTCACGTTTTTCTTCCGTTACATGCCCAAGCTGATCGAGCTCGGCCACTTGTTCATCGCACAGCCTCCGCTCTACCAAGTGCGGAAAGGGAAAAAGTTCTGGTATTGCTACCGGGATGAAGAGCGCGATGCCGTCCTCGCGCAAGCAGGCGACGGATGCTCGATTCAACAGTACAAAGGCCTCGGCGAAATGGATCCGGAGCAATTGTGGGAGACGACCATGGATCCCGAGCAGCGCATGGTGCGCAAAGTGCTGCTCGACGACGCTGTCGCAGCCGACGAGATGTTCACCATCCTCATGGGTGAAAAAGTCGAGCCGCGCAAGCAATTCATCGCCGACAACGCAAAGGATGCCGTAAACCTGGACGTTTGA
- a CDS encoding translocation/assembly module TamB domain-containing protein — protein MRRLLRTAVVVIAVIAAITVVVVFVPGPRSLTVRAFLQLELANRGYHFKAGSLAIGANEIDAGDLIIADNAGVPLISAKNVVIKYDVGGLLGRSDRAYGLHSIVVRSPVINIVRHADGTFNSSSLIAALRSPSGPVAGRPPLRFTLDVTDGRLLFGNPSAFASPGRAFALNAVSLSADVSQGILTRARLSGSFDATSAGSSAHSTPVRATLYENDQIAYAMATLSASDMEIAPIVDGLVSTPNFAIEAGTADVTLSAFDAGYDRSTGPQWRASGVAPVHEARLRFLPLVVPLRDLNGTVRFDGGNLSVAGVRGDVSRIPVAIQGGVRILGGVNFAIGASLESDLTRLRKLMAFSTPLLLTGDVAAYVHVDGPSGAFHVRGTFQSPGTATYEDMAFAGVAGDFFYSDGHITLDRVATRYAGGDVYGGGDIDLRSPDRVSAFALAARVPGTSVPVVGNLNPGGTATAIVSFSGPLAALGGQGYAQVTGGNGEEIRTTVAADGQRLSIGPLIASGAGGDLELAASVDRHTSPRNVTGDLIADGSVVHLRSGAYALPGTGAPIDLPSVDGTFDGAAWVQGTESAPVVGVDVRVSDLVVSGEHLGNARAVATGNGSQIRIGELSVSGRDASVVASGYASAQPSAGRYSAALTGTGSVELETLPGIPPNMKARGRTTGRFLAVLGDRRWTVSGDASSANATFSGVPVRSIAATVSGGGGMPTQVFAATGSAAGGDFAIAGTMPNSSGRRDTISVWARDIDMRALRSLGMPLHTGSAVAFVRIGGSPANLSADGVVSLTGGSYKSSAVSGDMDLHFANGRLIAQSGRVAIAGNRVAVSGTVGGLTPGATLGTASLDIRAVMRVGDLGGLLDPYAPPQAALAGLVAGDLRVTGSAASPRLDGVIDSSGGTFRGVAFNDMHGVLHVSNGALSLTGGEVQLGSSRLTLAGSLTPRTVQLRSTSPHIDLSDFNDFFNGYDTVDGVGTWNVAFESSPAGVAANGNLNLNDAAIVGYPLGSIDATFSSRRRALLATVRQRGPADSADISGSVGFPSHPNAVPDFATAFYNIRGSATGVDLGVVMPLIRQEDIGLTGRLDIAGSLRGQLDRPSTVATFILHDGHLGKFPIIALSGSLDSDGKSFGVSDAVIELPFANAAGSAQFGPGKRLVGSAGIDAQDLAKLGSALGRPGLVAGAAKASLSISGTSTQPRVQASIEGGKGSLLGVGFDSATAKVNYQPGEVEISDAALVLAGGRGTVSLTGALPLQLQPLSLGPKDRPIDLHLTAQNVDLSAFDSLSGKFGRLGGILQGTASAVGKAGDPVLAGSASLRNGSVVSALETVPVERINADISLAQDTVTLTRLRGSLGSGDVVVSGTAHVVPAVGLRSNAGLQYSTHLALHSAHIEIPGWVGGTFNGNFSLTKPGVNPYLNGSITATDALVPFSAIYSLATGFGQGGTQPSGPGPVPGVPSPLPGRTVAYAGSLYGGNFHLVSSVPVAAATPSGFVLPNIDLKVTATAGKRVRVQGGAIDLTAAGALNVAGTLRAPTLDGSFSSTRGQVTYFDTVFRIDRGVVEFNKGTGLLPTLDVSATTNTGGAQITLAITGRVDRLNTDLSSVPSMTRDEIAATLLHAPQVTSLTNSTPEQAQAILTGEAQAYFNAQLTRSLLFPLESFLAESLDIEQINFIFDQHGQAAIEIRKLFTPTIYGIYQSTVSLPVTQSFGVAYILRDTASLELLQTQTPTGVSDVTLALRFSFH, from the coding sequence GTGCGCAGGCTGCTCCGGACCGCCGTCGTCGTCATCGCCGTAATCGCAGCTATTACGGTCGTGGTGGTCTTCGTGCCCGGACCGCGCTCGTTGACCGTTCGCGCTTTTTTGCAGCTCGAGCTCGCCAATCGCGGTTATCATTTCAAAGCCGGATCGCTCGCGATCGGCGCGAACGAGATCGACGCCGGCGATCTCATCATCGCCGACAACGCCGGAGTCCCGCTGATCTCGGCCAAGAACGTCGTCATCAAGTATGACGTGGGCGGATTGCTCGGCCGGAGCGATCGCGCATACGGGCTGCACTCGATCGTCGTGCGCTCTCCGGTCATCAATATCGTACGGCATGCCGACGGCACGTTCAATTCGTCATCGCTCATCGCAGCCCTTAGATCTCCAAGCGGTCCGGTCGCGGGAAGACCCCCGCTTCGCTTCACGCTCGACGTGACCGACGGGCGCCTGCTATTCGGAAATCCAAGCGCATTCGCGTCACCGGGTCGAGCGTTTGCGCTCAACGCCGTGAGCCTTAGTGCCGATGTGTCGCAAGGAATACTAACCCGCGCCCGTCTGTCGGGATCGTTCGACGCGACAAGCGCCGGCAGCTCGGCGCACTCCACGCCGGTTCGGGCCACGTTGTACGAAAACGACCAGATCGCGTACGCGATGGCCACGCTGTCAGCCTCGGATATGGAGATCGCACCGATCGTCGACGGCTTGGTGTCAACGCCGAACTTCGCGATAGAAGCCGGAACGGCAGACGTGACGTTAAGCGCGTTCGATGCAGGCTACGACCGCTCGACCGGTCCGCAATGGCGCGCAAGCGGCGTCGCGCCGGTACACGAAGCGCGGCTTCGATTCTTGCCGCTCGTCGTGCCGCTGCGCGATCTGAACGGAACGGTTCGCTTCGACGGCGGCAACCTGAGCGTCGCCGGCGTCAGAGGAGATGTCTCGAGAATTCCCGTCGCGATCCAAGGCGGAGTCCGTATTCTCGGCGGCGTGAATTTCGCGATCGGCGCTTCACTCGAATCGGATCTCACGCGCTTGCGCAAGTTGATGGCGTTCTCGACGCCCTTGCTGCTCACTGGCGATGTCGCGGCGTACGTCCACGTCGACGGCCCGTCGGGCGCGTTCCACGTGCGCGGAACTTTTCAGTCGCCCGGAACCGCGACCTATGAAGATATGGCGTTTGCCGGCGTCGCCGGCGATTTCTTTTATTCCGACGGGCATATCACGCTGGATCGCGTCGCGACGCGCTACGCCGGCGGCGATGTTTACGGCGGCGGCGACATCGATCTCCGTAGTCCGGACCGCGTGAGTGCATTCGCGTTGGCGGCACGCGTGCCGGGAACGTCCGTGCCGGTCGTCGGCAATCTCAACCCGGGCGGTACCGCCACCGCGATCGTCTCCTTCTCGGGCCCGCTCGCCGCCCTCGGTGGTCAAGGGTACGCGCAAGTCACCGGCGGCAACGGTGAGGAAATTCGCACGACGGTCGCAGCCGACGGACAACGTCTGTCGATCGGTCCGCTTATCGCGAGCGGTGCGGGCGGCGATCTCGAGCTCGCGGCATCCGTCGACCGGCATACGAGCCCCCGCAACGTCACTGGCGATCTCATCGCTGACGGTTCGGTCGTCCACTTGCGTAGCGGCGCCTACGCATTGCCGGGCACCGGAGCACCGATCGATCTGCCATCGGTCGACGGCACCTTCGACGGCGCGGCGTGGGTGCAAGGTACGGAGTCGGCACCGGTCGTCGGCGTGGACGTGCGCGTCAGCGATCTTGTCGTCTCGGGCGAGCATCTGGGAAATGCGCGGGCCGTCGCCACGGGGAACGGCAGCCAGATCCGCATCGGCGAACTCTCGGTCAGCGGACGCGACGCCAGCGTCGTCGCGAGCGGTTATGCGTCGGCGCAACCATCTGCCGGCCGCTATTCGGCGGCGCTGACCGGAACCGGTTCAGTCGAACTTGAAACGCTTCCCGGCATTCCGCCGAACATGAAGGCGCGAGGCCGCACGACCGGTCGATTTCTGGCAGTGCTTGGCGACCGCCGCTGGACGGTGAGCGGAGATGCCAGCAGTGCGAACGCCACATTCTCTGGCGTGCCGGTGCGCTCGATCGCCGCGACGGTCTCCGGCGGCGGCGGCATGCCAACCCAGGTGTTTGCAGCCACCGGTTCTGCCGCCGGCGGCGATTTCGCCATCGCCGGCACGATGCCGAATTCAAGCGGACGCCGAGACACGATTTCGGTGTGGGCGCGCGATATCGACATGCGCGCGCTCCGTTCGCTCGGGATGCCGTTGCATACGGGATCGGCGGTCGCGTTCGTGCGCATCGGCGGCTCGCCGGCGAACTTGAGCGCCGACGGCGTCGTGTCGTTGACAGGCGGAAGCTACAAATCCTCAGCCGTCTCAGGCGACATGGACCTGCACTTTGCGAATGGACGGTTGATCGCCCAATCGGGCAGAGTCGCGATCGCGGGCAACCGCGTCGCCGTCAGCGGCACCGTTGGCGGGTTGACGCCGGGCGCCACGCTTGGCACCGCATCGCTCGACATCCGGGCGGTCATGCGAGTCGGCGACCTCGGCGGGTTGCTCGATCCTTATGCGCCGCCGCAGGCCGCGCTCGCCGGACTCGTCGCGGGCGATCTGCGCGTCACCGGCTCGGCCGCGTCGCCGCGACTCGACGGCGTGATCGATTCGTCCGGCGGCACGTTCCGCGGCGTCGCGTTCAACGACATGCACGGGGTGCTGCACGTCAGCAACGGAGCGCTCTCGCTCACAGGCGGCGAAGTGCAGCTTGGTTCGTCGCGCCTCACGCTCGCGGGCAGTCTGACGCCGAGAACCGTTCAATTGCGCTCCACTAGTCCGCACATCGACTTGTCGGACTTCAACGATTTCTTCAACGGCTACGATACCGTCGACGGCGTCGGTACGTGGAATGTCGCGTTCGAATCGTCGCCCGCCGGCGTCGCCGCAAATGGGAATTTGAATCTCAACGACGCGGCCATCGTCGGATACCCGCTCGGGTCGATCGATGCGACATTTTCAAGCCGGCGCCGCGCGTTGCTCGCCACCGTGCGGCAGCGGGGGCCCGCGGACAGCGCCGATATTTCGGGCAGCGTGGGGTTTCCATCGCACCCGAACGCCGTGCCGGACTTCGCGACCGCATTCTACAACATTCGCGGCAGCGCGACGGGCGTGGATCTCGGCGTCGTGATGCCGCTCATCCGCCAAGAGGACATCGGTTTGACCGGCCGGCTCGACATCGCCGGGTCGTTGCGCGGACAATTAGACCGGCCGTCTACCGTCGCGACGTTCATACTGCACGACGGCCATCTCGGCAAGTTTCCGATCATCGCGCTGTCCGGCTCGCTCGACAGCGACGGAAAATCGTTCGGCGTCTCCGACGCGGTCATCGAATTGCCGTTCGCCAATGCCGCCGGTTCTGCACAGTTCGGGCCCGGCAAGCGACTGGTCGGCTCAGCCGGCATCGACGCGCAAGACCTCGCCAAGCTCGGCAGCGCGCTTGGACGGCCCGGCCTTGTCGCGGGCGCGGCCAAAGCGTCGTTGAGCATCTCGGGCACATCCACCCAGCCGCGCGTGCAAGCATCCATCGAAGGGGGAAAGGGTTCGCTACTCGGTGTCGGATTTGACAGCGCCACGGCAAAGGTCAACTACCAGCCGGGCGAGGTGGAGATCAGCGACGCCGCGCTCGTTCTTGCCGGCGGCCGCGGCACCGTGTCATTGACCGGCGCGTTGCCTTTGCAATTGCAACCGTTATCGCTCGGTCCAAAAGATAGGCCGATCGACTTGCATCTCACCGCGCAAAACGTCGATCTCTCCGCATTCGATTCACTGTCGGGAAAATTCGGCCGCTTGGGCGGCATTCTGCAAGGCACCGCATCCGCCGTCGGCAAGGCGGGCGATCCGGTGCTCGCGGGATCGGCGTCGCTGCGGAACGGTTCGGTGGTGTCGGCGCTTGAAACCGTGCCGGTCGAACGTATCAACGCCGACATCTCGCTCGCGCAAGACACCGTCACGCTCACGCGCCTACGCGGTTCGCTAGGATCGGGCGACGTGGTCGTAAGCGGCACAGCACACGTCGTGCCTGCGGTGGGCTTGCGCTCGAACGCCGGTCTGCAGTATTCCACGCATTTGGCGCTCCACAGCGCGCACATCGAGATTCCCGGCTGGGTCGGCGGCACATTCAACGGAAACTTCAGTCTCACGAAGCCCGGCGTCAATCCGTATCTCAACGGTTCGATCACCGCCACAGACGCGCTCGTGCCGTTTTCAGCGATCTACTCGCTCGCGACCGGCTTCGGCCAAGGCGGAACGCAACCGAGCGGACCAGGTCCGGTGCCGGGCGTGCCGTCACCGTTGCCGGGCCGCACCGTCGCATACGCGGGCAGCCTTTATGGTGGAAACTTCCATCTCGTATCGAGCGTGCCCGTCGCGGCTGCCACGCCGTCCGGTTTCGTGCTGCCGAATATCGACCTCAAAGTGACTGCGACCGCGGGCAAGCGCGTCCGCGTCCAGGGCGGCGCGATCGATCTCACCGCGGCGGGCGCCCTCAACGTCGCGGGCACGCTGCGCGCTCCCACGCTCGACGGCAGTTTCAGCTCGACGCGCGGACAAGTCACGTATTTCGATACCGTGTTCCGGATCGACCGCGGAGTCGTGGAGTTCAACAAAGGAACGGGCCTGCTGCCCACGCTCGACGTCAGCGCCACCACGAACACCGGCGGCGCACAGATCACGCTCGCCATCACGGGGCGCGTCGACCGGCTAAACACCGATCTGTCGTCGGTGCCGTCGATGACGCGCGACGAGATCGCGGCGACCCTGCTGCACGCGCCGCAGGTGACGTCGCTGACCAACTCCACGCCCGAGCAAGCGCAGGCGATCCTCACCGGTGAAGCGCAGGCGTACTTCAACGCACAACTCACGCGGAGTCTGCTCTTTCCGCTCGAATCGTTTCTCGCTGAATCCTTGGATATCGAACAGATCAATTTCATATTCGACCAACACGGTCAGGCCGCGATCGAAATCCGCAAACTGTTCACGCCCACTATCTATGGAATTTACCAGTCGACTGTGAGTCTGCCGGTGACGCAATCGTTCGGCGTCGCGTACATCTTGCGCGATACCGCGTCGCTTGAGTTGCTTCAAACCCAAACGCCGACAGGTGTCTCCGATGTGACGCTCGCGTTGCGCTTCAGCTTCCACTGA